The uncultured Desulfuromonas sp. genome has a segment encoding these proteins:
- a CDS encoding calcium/sodium antiporter, with translation MTFTIVLFFVGLVLLYYGADFLVDGSSRLALSFGVRPLIIGMTIVSFATSMPEMMVSLLAIGKGSSDIAVGNIVGSNIANIGLILGASALLMPLTVPRGLLWRELPIMIAATALLYGLSVDGTLNRTDGVILLVLLGLFIGYCLRFARQAGLNPEAPESLVEPEVGHRGRDVFYVVGGIIGLGVGANWMVSSAVIIARAIGLSELFIGMTIVALGTSLPELAASMMSAAKGEMEISIGNVIGSNIFNILFVLGVCPVFQPIAVEPSILRLELPVVMVFSVALVPLCWHRHVIGRWKGAVLLIAYVLFIIAMTLR, from the coding sequence ATGACTTTTACAATTGTTTTGTTCTTTGTCGGATTGGTTTTACTCTATTACGGTGCGGATTTTCTCGTCGACGGCAGTTCTCGTCTGGCACTGTCATTTGGAGTGCGTCCGTTGATCATCGGCATGACGATTGTGTCCTTTGCCACCAGCATGCCGGAGATGATGGTGTCGCTTCTGGCCATTGGCAAAGGTTCTTCTGATATCGCTGTTGGTAATATTGTTGGTTCCAATATTGCCAATATCGGTTTAATTCTTGGCGCTTCGGCTCTGCTGATGCCGCTGACGGTTCCGCGTGGCTTGTTGTGGCGTGAGTTGCCGATTATGATTGCTGCGACAGCGCTGCTGTATGGACTGAGCGTGGACGGGACGTTAAACCGCACCGATGGTGTGATTCTTTTGGTCTTATTGGGGCTGTTTATCGGTTACTGTCTGCGTTTTGCCCGCCAGGCGGGGCTGAATCCCGAAGCGCCGGAGTCATTGGTTGAGCCGGAAGTCGGTCATCGTGGGCGCGACGTGTTTTATGTTGTCGGCGGGATTATCGGTCTCGGAGTCGGCGCCAACTGGATGGTCAGTTCGGCCGTCATCATCGCACGCGCCATCGGTTTGTCCGAGCTGTTTATCGGCATGACCATTGTTGCTCTCGGAACGAGTCTGCCGGAATTGGCGGCATCGATGATGAGTGCGGCCAAAGGCGAGATGGAGATCAGTATCGGCAATGTGATCGGCAGTAATATTTTCAATATTCTCTTTGTGTTGGGCGTTTGTCCTGTTTTCCAGCCGATTGCTGTCGAACCGTCGATCCTGCGTCTTGAATTGCCGGTGGTGATGGTGTTCAGTGTGGCTCTGGTGCCGTTGTGCTGGCATCGTCATGTGATTGGTCGATGGAAAGGTGCCGTTTTACTGATTGCTTATGTTCTGTTTATCATCGCAATGACGTTGCGATGA